Sequence from the bacterium genome:
GCACGTCAAAATGTTTAGTACGATTGCTGCGATCTTCAAGTCATCCTCCTGGTCTGAACAGGCTATCGGGTGCGCTCACCCTAATATTGTGTAAGTTCCTGTTGTACGGTCCGCAATTGTTTGCGGAGCACCGCGAACGGGCGCTCTCCTGAACGGGGTATCGGCAGTCCTCAGCCGATACTGTAATGAGAGCAGACCCATCGCCGACCAGTATGGATGCAACTATCTTTCCACTTATCTCCTTGCCGTTTCCTTTGTCACTTGCTCATAAACCGCGAGGTGCGCACGCGCGCAATGATCCAGCGTAAACTCCGCCCGAATGCGCGTAGCTGCCGCATTTCCAAGAGTTGCCGCCAGCGTTCGGTCTGCCAGCAGGCGCTCGAGCTGCCCGGCCAGACTGCGCACGTTGCCTGATTCAAACACAAACCCTTCGCGCTCGTGGCGGCAAACTTCCCTGCAACCCCCGGCAGAAGTGACCACGCCAGGCTTGCCAAATTGCATGGCCTCGGCTAACACAAGCGAAAATCCCTCGACGAGGGACGGCACCGCGCAGATGTCCACGTTGAACATGAAATCGGCTCCCGAGCGTTGGCCGCCCACAATGTGAATGCGTTCGGCGAAGGCACTCGCCTGGCGCTGGGCCGTCAATGTCTCACGAAAATGCGTATCGCCGCCGACGTCGCCGCCGGCAATGACCAGATGAGCGTCGGGATAACTTCCCGCAATGCGATCAAAGGCGGAGATCAACAGATCGAAACCTTTGACCGGTGCAAAGTATCCCAACGCACCAATCACGCGACTCCCCGCAGGTACACGCCAAGCTGCTCGCTGATCGGTCAGCGTCGCCGGGTCGGTTAACGTGATACCATTATATATGGTCGTCGTCCGTGACCGCGACATGCCGACTTGGGCGTAGCTATTCCGCACGTAATCGGACACCGTCGTAATCCGGTCCGCAGCACGCGTCGCCCAAGCGTCACCCAGGCCGTGACGAAAGTTTAAGTAGTGCCGCAACCACGGCCGGCGTAAGCTATCCGGGCC
This genomic interval carries:
- a CDS encoding glycosyltransferase family 4 protein, whose translation is MKVLHVMNGPNWGGSYQLAALLCAAQQRLGVDAQLCYLDGSTSVAKAEALGAKVLAFDNPQTNLSKWARWAGAERGYERILHDFSPDVLCTHLSLSHLLTDRIRKRVRRFVWIPHVHQPWTSFGHGPDSLRRPWLRHYLNFRHGLGDAWATRAADRITTVSDYVRNSYAQVGMSRSRTTTIYNGITLTDPATLTDQRAAWRVPAGSRVIGALGYFAPVKGFDLLISAFDRIAGSYPDAHLVIAGGDVGGDTHFRETLTAQRQASAFAERIHIVGGQRSGADFMFNVDICAVPSLVEGFSLVLAEAMQFGKPGVVTSAGGCREVCRHEREGFVFESGNVRSLAGQLERLLADRTLAATLGNAAATRIRAEFTLDHCARAHLAVYEQVTKETARR